In Thermoanaerobaculia bacterium, the genomic stretch CGCGTTGATAGGATCGAGGTCTCATGAAGGTCCACGAGTACCAGGCCAAGTCCCTCCTCCAGAAATTCGGCGTCACGATCCCCCGGGGCGAAGTCACCGACAACGCCGACGAAGTGCGGGAGATCGCCAAGCGTCTCGGCGGGAGATGCGTCGTCAAGGCGCAGATCCACGCCGGCGGCCGCGGAAAGGGGG encodes the following:
- a CDS encoding ATP-grasp domain-containing protein — encoded protein: MKVHEYQAKSLLQKFGVTIPRGEVTDNADEVREIAKRLGGRCVVKAQIHAGGRGKG